The region TTACGCAGGGTCAGGGTGCGGTGGCGGTAGGTCTCCACCAGTTCGCGCGCGTGGGTGGCCACAATAACGGTGGTTCCACGCCGGTTGACGTTCTGCAGCACCTTGAGCACCTCACGGCTGTTGTCGGGGTCCAGGTTGCCGGTTGGCTCGTCGGCCAGCAGCAGGGGCGGATCCGACACGATGGCCCGGGCAATAGCGACGCGCTGTTGCTCGCCCTGGGACAGCTGGACCGGCAGGGCATACTTCTTGTGTTCAAGCCCGACCGTGCGCAGGGCGGACGTGACCCGTGAGGGCCATTCACGCTGCGGCACCCCGGTGACGCGCAGGGCGAAGGCCACATTGTCATAGGCGTTCAGATGTTCGAGCAGCAGATTGTCCTGAAAGACCGTCCCGAT is a window of Deinococcus deserti VCD115 DNA encoding:
- the ftsE gene encoding cell division ATP-binding protein FtsE translates to MIDLKQVSLEYPVTRTLALDDVSLHVGKGEFVYLVGHSGAGKSSFMNLVLKRALPTRGEVKVAGESLSRYRGRRTALLRRRIGTVFQDNLLLEHLNAYDNVAFALRVTGVPQREWPSRVTSALRTVGLEHKKYALPVQLSQGEQQRVAIARAIVSDPPLLLADEPTGNLDPDNSREVLKVLQNVNRRGTTVIVATHARELVETYRHRTLTLRKGKLVRDDPYGGYAL